TATTGCAAAGGAATCCGAAAAGTATTGTGAGGGAATGCAAAAAGTTTTTGCAAGGGATGTAACACAAAAAATTTGCAAGGGAACCCATAAAATACTGCGAGGGAACTCAAAAATATTGCAAGGGGAagctaataataatacaaaaaataatactGCGAGGTAATGCAAAACTTAGtgccaatgaaaacaaaaaatatagcGAGGAACTGCAAATTTATTGCGAGGGAACACAAAAAGTATTGCAAGGAgggaacacaaaaaaatgttgcGACGGACCGCAAAATGTTTCGTAAGGGAACACGAAAAATACTGCGAGGGAACTCAAAAATATTGTGGGGGAAAGCAAAAAGTTATTGCGAaggaaagcagaaaatattgcTAGGGACCGCAAAAAGTTATTGCGAGGGAACGCAACAAATAATACTGCAAAGACACGCAAACAGTATTGCAAGGGAACGCAAAAATATTGCAAGGAAACGCAAAAGTATTGAGTGGGAAAGCAAACAGTTAACACAAACTGTTATTGCAAGTTCacacaaactgttatttcaaggGAAAGCAAAATCTTCACAAGGAAATGCAAATAGTATTgtgaaggaaaggaaaaagCTAACGTGATGGAGCGCAAAAGTTGTGTCTAAAAGGAATTCCCGGCATGACCTGACCCGGGCTCCCTGTAATGGTGATGTAGTACATGAAAAcgacattaaaaaagaaaaacatctcacCTTTAGACATTCTGTAGCAAAagaccaccagcagcagcagcagaggaattATTACTAAAACTCCACAAACCAATCCAACAATCAGAGGCATATGACCTGGAGAGTGTTCGGGTTTGGACACAGCTGTAACAAAATAATCACTGTTATTTGTGTGATGATATTGTCCCATTAAAAAACGCTTAAATCATACCTACATTTGACTGAAATCCAACTCTGTGGTGAAGTCAGAGTCCGCTGAGAATATTTTCCTTCACATCTGTAAAAGCCTTCATGTGACTTTGACACCGCAGGGATCGTCAGTGTCCATCTCGTGTCGTTCTGGACGACTTTGTCGTTTTGATAGaagaaaacatcagcaacaaagTTCCCCGTCTTCAGCTTGCAGCGAAGAGTAACAGCTTCTCCTTCAGCCACAGGATGTGTCGGACTCTCAAGTAGAATATCTTTGACTAAACAACCAAAAGGAAGAACGTGAAGTTTTATTTGCACCATTTTTAACAAGCCGAGTCACCAAAGGTCATCGAGGATGAGCTTAGGTTTTATCCTTTGCTCATTTGTTTAATCTCAGTTTgtaagaaaaaagtcataattctgactttaatctcaaaattctgcggagaaaaaaaacagaattctgagaaaaaaacagtgtccGTCTTCAGCGACATACACagaatcaataataaataataataaactcaCATGATGCACTGATGTTGATAGCGCTGCTGAATTGTCCTGACTTAGACTCACACCAGTACACTGCATGTTGCTCATTTAACTGAGTGGTGCATGTTGATCCAGTCAGTGTCCCAAAGCCGGAGCATCGCTGACTCGTAAAACCGTCTTGACGAAACCTCACCACTGTCCACTGTGTGGACGAGTTTCCCTCACaggtcagtgacacagagtctGACCAGAAGTGTTGAACTTTGTCAGGACTCACTCTGAGAGACGGTGGTGACTGaaactctgaaaaacaaacactttttctcagaattacaATCTGACTATTttcaattctgactttttctattgaaaaaaatccaaattctgactttaatctcaaaattctgtgaaaaagtcagaattctgacattttttgtttgtttttaagtaaagTCAGATGTGGCCCTACTATCCTCAACCacaacagaaacataaaaaatgattttgataattaccaatgctgttaatttagggcggCTCTGTCTTtaggtctaatacatttgttaagaaCTGTATGTTATGgtgaaatgaaatcattaatGCCAAAAACATGTTGCCTTTCCCAGCTTTAACTAATCAACCAGACACAGATGACATTGTTGAggtcaaaatgaaacaaaaacatgaataaaaatgtaaatgatcattGGAACAAGAGggaaagcaaataaacaagTACACAAACTGACCTCTGGACCAGACAAACTTGTGACTGTAAGACGTGTAATGCACTGGgtctcctcttcctgctctgcATGCATACCCTGCTGTATTTGTGTGATTATAGACGACATAGGAATCCTGTGTGGTCCCGTTTGTGCTTCCAGGGAGCAGCTCATAGTCGTATAAGTATTCTCGGGCTATGTCAGGAATAAGCTTGTACCAGTAGAACCTCCAGCCTGCAGACGGATGTTCAGCAGCACAGTTCAGATTAACCGATGCTCCGGGATTTGGCCACAATGACGACACAGAGAGATTAGGTGAATCTGTTGGAAGATTAAAAAACTGATTTGAAGATTTATCTCCAAAATCTATCTCCAAATATAAATCATATGATgctaatattttatattttaagtgtGGTTATCAAAATGAACTTAAATCCCCAAACGATACAATACTtaatgggagaagaatatttgtgacacagttggaaaATCATGTATTTGAAATAGTTTGAAAGGACTAAAATGACTATTATCcgactgatatcagtattggcagGTACTTCGGTTTATATCGGTAACATAGCTGCTCGCAGATTAATACCATTTATCACCAAAAATAATCTACGTCTAATGTGTTTGCCCTTTAATCTCATTGTTTGACAGAGAAAATTAGCAATTTTAGCTTGTGGGAACACCGGAGCtgcaggtctactgctgcctcaagtggtcagtttgtgtcactgaggtaaatccaaacacaggagtttaaacacagaagtcacaaaataacacattagaacgtactaatggaggcagcagtggatcagaaacttggtgtgggagagggagatttaatgaatttaatgaatttaatttCCCAGCCTCtatcacagtgagacaaagtggCAAACACGTTCTTAAACAGATGTAGATTTGATTTGTGAGacttgttcttttctttaatgatttcattttcagtgaggGTGATTATCTCTGTCCCTCTCCCGAGCGATCCCTTATTAATGCATTATcttacacttaaataaaaacaattttatatccagcaaaacaaaaacataccaaTTACTGTCAGTCTGAAAGCTTTACTCCACCGTGTTTGGCCATATGTACTTTCTGCCCTACACATGTAGTCTGATGTTGTAGCATGGACAACTACatgttcctttttgttttctggaaGAACAACTTGCTGTTTCATCCACTCATACTCCCACACGACGTTTTCTCCACCCTTCATCTCACACGTGAGCCTGGTCTCCTCTCCGTAGAAAACCTCAGGCCAGTTGTGGTTCAGCTTCACAACAGGTGTGATGGCAACTTGCAATGGAAGCagcagaaaaggtcaaatacacacacgtgtCGACAGCTCAAAACGCAgagtttcatttttaatgttttcatttaaaataaaaaagtgtgctCATACCAAATGTGTCACTTTGCACGGTGTAGTAACGTGGAGTTCCTCGTCCTCCTGCGCACCGGTAAAGTCCATCCTGTGAGACACTGATTCTGTCATTCGAGTGGAAAACGACGTCCCCTGCAGTCAGAGGTTGGGCGTTTGTGCCGCTGTACCAGGAATATTCCCAGCCAGGTGTTGATGGGCTCACAGAGCAGGTCAACATCACAGCGCCCACTGTTGAACTGTTGACTTCCAAAATCAATGCCTTAGGTGTGTACACTGTTCAATTTGGaataaaagtatataaatgGACATAATTATTGTcatagaaaaaatatatatattattttgtggcTTTATAACCAGCTGCAGAATGAGTTTATatgtaaacacttttaaaatcgtcaagcaaaacacaaaatgttgaaatatctCTAATCTCTAATATTTTAGggggaaaatgtttatttttcaaatcattTGCTTTAACTAAAAAGAAACGAAATCACAGACTGAACGTCAACATTTACCTCGAGACAGATGAAGTTGCCGAAGTTGCACTTACTGTTAAAAAATATcaattacttttattattattattattattattactaaaatTATTGACGTTTCACGAACAAAAAAGTGTACAATTCATTGTCCTTTGTTAATTTTCAACATATTTTGTACTTCCATTTCCTCTCCATTATAATTTCTCATTTCCATTTTAAGCTTTAAATACACAtagatgaaataaatgtttaaatatagaCACTTACCTAAAACTGTTAGATGAACCTTTTTACTTTCCTGCGGATTTCCTGAGCGTTTATTATCACCAGTGCAAGAGTAGTTTCCTGTTTGTATgtattgtgtgtatgtctgaTGTTTCTTATTTGAACTGTACACGATAAAACGTTGACCGTCTCTGTTGAAAGAATACCACCAGTCTGTCTCTTGTCCTTCCTTCACGTCACATATGAGGGTGACAGACTCTCCATGGAAAAATACTGACCAGTTTGGTTCAACGGTCAGaacaactaaaacaaaagaagcaagtgttttaaaaattgaaatacaattaaaaaaccAGTAGAACAAATCCACATGCTAAAGAAACGTGTTCTTTTATTAGGGTTTGAGCACAAGGAGTGTAGAACCCTGTTGAAACTCAAGgagttattcttcttcctctcccaacaacaactttatttgtagtTTAGAATCTCaagaaagaaacagaataaataaagaataagtGCGTGTTCGGTCTAAACCTAACACAACATGTacttaaagtaaaataagatgGGGAAATTTGCTAATCttttggaaaaagaaagaagaaagaaagaaagaatctcGGCAGGCTTGTTTTGCAATGAAAAATAATCTccatttaagaaacaaaaaaaacaactttgtcaTCTTATTTTAATCTTTGTTAGATTTTGGCCAGTTTTGTCCACTTTCTTGTCGTTTTTCCTCGTTTTAGGgcacattacagtctgaaagttAACAAACTAGTTTTCAATATTCTAGCCAAGCAACATTTGCcagattaaaacaataaaattgaatggagcatttgtcttattttgtcttaaaCCAATTCTCTTCAAGAAGTTCAAAACTTAACATTTTGACATCAAATTTCAGTATGTAAAGGTTAAACCTCATACTCTTTGACTGAGATTACTAAATTATCACTCTCATTATTCGCAGGATCAACTATTTTATGAATCCAAAATCAGTATTGGAGCCCACATTGATACAGATAGTGTATCGTCAAAAGTCAAAAGGTTGAGACTTACCTTCAGCTTGTCCACAGTAGAAGAGAAGATTCAGTGCTTCAAGTGAAAAATAGAAAGTCAGACATGATCAAACTGACATAAAAACGATGAAAACTAAAGCGTAAGTGAGCGACTCGGAAAAAGAAAGTGACTCACAGAATAATCCCAGCACCCAGAGCAAAGTCTGTTCCATCCTCACGTCCAAAAACCGACGCTCTGTTAATCTTCTTTTGCAAATTTCTCCTCAAACTTGAACGTGTACAAAGAGAAACCAAGAAGCTTTGAGAAACAGAAGTGCAGTATCATTTCAATATCTAAAAGctggacttcttcttcttcttctgagttTATCCGGGCTGTGAGCACTTCCTTCCCTTTTGCACAGAACTAACACGTCTTGAGCAGATTTGACTGAAGTAACGCACAGGCGTGTTCACTTCACTTTTACCACACAAGTTTCAAGTCCAGATGAGTCCGTTTGGATCACTCATGAACCTCTAATATTGTTTAATTTGGCTTGTTGTATTAGATTAGGTGGGTTTTATTTGGTTGTATGCATTAGTGTGGACTGTGGTGAAACCACATCTCGACATGGGGAGTAGATGTCACACAAACAGGATGAtctgcacagacacacccacatgTCACAGAGAAGCAACTGTTTCTTAATCTATAAATTGTATAAAAGCAGATTTGCTAATAACAACATGTTGTGGTTTGACTTCATCCACATACAtgtgtccgtctggactttttttttcttttttgcttattttaaccataaaaagggccagaaaatgtcctgtgagtaagtgcttttgcccatttttccagaataacaatGCCAATATcgggcagttatttacaatttactgcatgttaaaaagtCTTTAGAACAACCACTGTacttgtacacgaacaccagattttgcgtaaCAAATATGAAATTTGAACATCTTTGCgtccaatttagagtgtccaatttccccaaatctgcatgtttttggactgtgggaggaaaccagataacctggagaaaacctacgtgcacacgggaagaacatgcaaactcacatGTAGAAAatcccttgttctgaccgggtcgcgAACCCAGGGGTCTGAGCACggcaccaaccgtgtggccccttcATCCATAACATGCATTACCACAAGATCTTAGAAAcactcagccaatcagcagtgGTGATTGCTCTGAGCCACCACGGGACGCTCGGCTTCCTCGATACTAAACGTGCCCTAGACCGCGATCAGAATGTGTCACTAGtgtgttcagaatcagctgattATCGCGGATGACGGATCGTCTTGCGTGatttttcgtattcccgtagcagcctccgcatgcaaaccacttgaagctcagcttcatcTGGTTGTAGCGACTGTCAAATGCAGCAAAtacgtcacttccacggaagctcagcttctctggggagtcagtggagcagtgggcggacACTGGGCTTCTgcgtgatgattggaggaagtgTCTGACTGTCCCACTCgttcttctcctgcatctacgGTAATATCTCATTAAAAAATGGTGAGCTAATGGCGTGTtgtccccgaggaccaggactgGTCAACActgttctaaaataatgttcctctcactttatttgtgtttttcttgtatattcttAGAGTATATTTACTCTTTCTGGAGTGCCACAGATGGGCAAGGAACCATATATGGTAACTTCAAGTCTTGTTCTATCCTCCAATAACAAGggttctcaatcctggtcctagggacccactgccctgtatgtttccttgctccaacacacctgattcaaaagctcagctcatcagcaaacactggagaagcctgataacgatccatttatttgattcaggtagtggtccccaggaccaggattgagaaccCCTGCTCTAGGTTTTAAGTATTTCAATGAGTTAAGGGTTAAGGCCATGTTATCATTTGGTTGTCTTTCTattcttatatatatgtaaggaTAGGAAGTGACAGAAACTGGCAGTGTTACACCCTCAGTGTAGGTACAGCCTGCCGGAAATAATCAGAATTAGTAATAGTAACAACGATTCTGTAATGTTTTCATCACACAGGCTTGTGTCAGACTTCCTCTCCCCAGTCCTGATCTCATTTAAAGAGAAACAGCTTTGACGAGTGGTTTCTTAAGAAACCAGAAGAAAAGTTAAGGTCTATGGTGACATTTGTGTTCACTGTGATGCAGCGGTACACTATGTGTAACACTATAgagatataaaaaaatgtactaGCTCTAGTGCCGTGGTTCTCCAACTGTGGTACataagcttcctctggtggtacttgagGGAAATGCTTTTCTACCAGGGTATGAGATTCTCACTCTGAGagagctcagtgttttctcaggtggCACTTGGGAGACTCTATTTGTGCTTTTCTAAAAGTAAATCTTTACCTCCCTCTTGTTGTGGGAAAAGTTGGAGTCGGTCACAAATTATACACATTTTGAAAGGATTTTAAGGGGAAGAAATGatggaaaaatacaacaaaggaAAAGGAAACTACCCACAACTGGGTGAAGCAGCGGAAGGACATTTTATGACTGCAGTTATGtcggtgaaggttctcagtcatccagatCGTAATCTTCTTCAGTAGTGAGCTGTGGGCGACTGGACTCTCATCCAAGAGGTTTCCTTAGTTCTGACTATCTAGTGGGAAGAACCAGGTATTTAACCCTTGAGGCCGATACCGGTCTAGAGAGTCCTTCGGTTGAACAATTCAGATCGTTCACCAAGGAGCCATCGTTGATTCCGCCATCTTGAGTGGAAGTGtacctctctctcacacacacacacgcataaacACACTGTTTATAGTTACATTTAGTAGATATTGTTTCAATCTTTGATGCCtttttaagaataataattaaagttcATCAAGCAAACTGTTGTACTGTTATGCCATTAAAAGACAGACGGTTCCCTGCATTTATAGTTAATAAAGCCATGAAATCTAATAATGGTTCCAAAGAACTCGCTATTCATCTACATGTACGTAGA
The nucleotide sequence above comes from Solea senegalensis isolate Sse05_10M linkage group LG3, IFAPA_SoseM_1, whole genome shotgun sequence. Encoded proteins:
- the LOC122766462 gene encoding Fc receptor-like protein 5 isoform X1, with the protein product MEQTLLWVLGLFSLNLLFYCGQAEVVLTVEPNWSVFFHGESVTLICDVKEGQETDWWYSFNRDGQRFIVYSSNKKHQTYTQYIQTGNYSCTGDNKRSGNPQESKKVHLTVLVYTPKALILEVNSSTVGAVMLTCSVSPSTPGWEYSWYSGTNAQPLTAGDVVFHSNDRISVSQDGLYRCAGGRGTPRYYTVQSDTFVAITPVVKLNHNWPEVFYGEETRLTCEMKGGENVVWEYEWMKQQVVLPENKKEHVVVHATTSDYMCRAESTYGQTRWSKAFRLTVIDSPNLSVSSLWPNPGASVNLNCAAEHPSAGWRFYWYKLIPDIAREYLYDYELLPGSTNGTTQDSYVVYNHTNTAGYACRAGRGDPVHYTSYSHKFVWSREFQSPPSLRVSPDKVQHFWSDSVSLTCEGNSSTQWTVVRFRQDGFTSQRCSGFGTLTGSTCTTQLNEQHAVYWCESKSGQFSSAINISASFKDILLESPTHPVAEGEAVTLRCKLKTGNFVADVFFYQNDKVVQNDTRWTLTIPAVSKSHEGFYRCEGKYSQRTLTSPQSWISVKSVSKPEHSPGHMPLIVGLVCGVLVIIPLLLLLVVFCYRMSKENKETFSSSEYASPQHDDACHYETVKPRVDTEDDEVRGVVYSLIEIKKRHEINGEKSKPDKGCVYSDLKIQSDADDDQMYAQVQSCSKDKKNNKRQSTPAVAEETVYSEINPGKSSDQ
- the LOC122766462 gene encoding Fc receptor-like protein 4 isoform X3, encoding MEQTLLWVLGLFSLNLLFYCGQAEVVLTVEPNWSVFFHGESVTLICDVKEGQETDWWYSFNRDGQRFIVYSSNKKHQTYTQYIQTGNYSCTGDNKRSGNPQESKKVHLTVLVYTPKALILEVNSSTVGAVMLTCSVSPSTPGWEYSWYSGTNAQPLTAGDVVFHSNDRISVSQDGLYRCAGGRGTPRYYTVQSDTFVAITPVVKLNHNWPEVFYGEETRLTCEMKGGENVVWEYEWMKQQVVLPENKKEHVVVHATTSDYMCRAESTYGQTRWSKAFRLTVIVKDILLESPTHPVAEGEAVTLRCKLKTGNFVADVFFYQNDKVVQNDTRWTLTIPAVSKSHEGFYRCEGKYSQRTLTSPQSWISVKSVSKPEHSPGHMPLIVGLVCGVLVIIPLLLLLVVFCYRMSKENKETFSSSEYASPQHDDACHYETVKPRVDTEDDEVRGVVYSLIEIKKRHEINGEKSKPDKGCVYSDLKIQSDADDDQMYAQVQSCSKDKKNNKRQSTPAVAEETVYSEINPGKSSDQ
- the LOC122766462 gene encoding Fc receptor-like protein 5 isoform X2 translates to MEQTLLWVLGLFSLNLLFYCGQAEVVLTVEPNWSVFFHGESVTLICDVKEGQETDWWYSFNRDGQRFIVYSSNKKHQTYTQYIQTGNYSCTGDNKRSGNPQESKKVHLTVLVYTPKALILEVNSSTVGAVMLTCSVSPSTPGWEYSWYSGTNAQPLTAGDVVFHSNDRISVSQDGLYRCAGGRGTPRYYTVQSDTFVAITPVVKLNHNWPEVFYGEETRLTCEMKGGENVVWEYEWMKQQVVLPENKKEHVVVHATTSDYMCRAESTYGQTRWSKAFRLTVIDSPNLSVSSLWPNPGASVNLNCAAEHPSAGWRFYWYKLIPDIAREYLYDYELLPGSTNGTTQDSYVVYNHTNTAGYACRAGRGDPVHYTSYSHKFVWSREFQSPPSLRVSPDKVQHFWSDSVSLTCEGNSSTQWTVVRFRQDGFTSQRCSGFGTLTGSTCTTQLNEQHAVYWCESKSGQFSSAINISASFKDILLESPTHPVAEGEAVTLRCKLKTGNFVADVFFYQNDKVVQNDTRWTLTIPAVSKSHEGFYRCEGKYSQRTLTSPQSWISVKLIILLQLCPNPNTLQVICL